The Verrucomicrobiota bacterium DNA segment GCCCCAGACCAACGCATCCGGAATCGTGATCATCATGGCGACCAGCCAGCCGAGCATCGCTTGCGGCCCGTTCAGCGCGGACATGAGCGCCGGGATCGTGATGAACGGCCCGATCCCGATCATGTTGGACATATTCAGCGCCGTGGCCTGAAGCAAACCGAACTGCCGGAGCAGGTGCGGCTGATTCCCGTTTGGGCTTTGATGGGGAGGATCGGAATCCATCGGGGGCGTTAAAGCGTTAAAACGGTTAGAGATGATCGAGCGGGTTGCGCACCGCGGGGACAGGGTTGCGTGGGCATGGCGGTCACAAGTTCGCTGAACGGGCCCGCCTATAACAAAGCCGAGACGCGAACACAAATTGAATCGCGCAGGGAGCGAGTCAACTGCACGCTGATTCAAATGCGGATCAAATCCACGAAAAGATCATCGGGGCCGACCGAAGTCTTGGTCCCGCCGGCAGCGGGAGCGCTCTGGCCTTTGCGCAGTTGCAGGATGGACAGCGGATTCGCCCCCGGGAGGAAACTCCGGAGGAAGATCAAACACACCAGAAACAACACCAGCGCGGAAAACTCGACGGCTTCCCGGCCTTCGGTGTCGATCATGTGCGGCATATTGACGAAGAACACGGCGCCGATGAGGACGGGGAGTTGGATCAGCGCGCCCAGCCAGGTGAGCACTCCCAGCGCCAGCAGCAGTCCGCCCAGCATATGGACGTAAGGAACCGCCCGCGCCATCGGGACCAGCCAACTGTTTGCCGCGGCGTTCGTGAATTGGGCGAACAATTCCGGGTGCATCAAGAAGTAGAGGCCTTTGATGAAGAGCCCGACGCCGAGATAAACCCGGACGCAATCAAGGAGCACGTCCCGATGTGTTTCCACCCACTGCTGGCATTGCTCGAACTTTGTGTTCATAGGGTCCTTTCGTGTGATTGGCGCGCGCCGGCGGCGGGAGTTTGGGGCGAATCACAGCCACTCGCGTTTGCGCTCCAAGCAGGCGCTTCCGGCATGTCAGTGTTCGGCTTTGAATCATCATAAGCGGTTCTGACTGCGAAGACAAGTTCGACTGCTGCGGTCGCGGGATTACAAGTGTCGGTCAGTCGCGATTCGCCTGGCTTC contains these protein-coding regions:
- a CDS encoding DoxX family membrane protein, coding for MNTKFEQCQQWVETHRDVLLDCVRVYLGVGLFIKGLYFLMHPELFAQFTNAAANSWLVPMARAVPYVHMLGGLLLALGVLTWLGALIQLPVLIGAVFFVNMPHMIDTEGREAVEFSALVLFLVCLIFLRSFLPGANPLSILQLRKGQSAPAAGGTKTSVGPDDLFVDLIRI